From Methylomonas sp. EFPC3, a single genomic window includes:
- a CDS encoding protein disulfide oxidoreductase, producing the protein MPKKEWAFYLFAALFIFGGQFLAHRDLVTGTPPSITQTALNGEAALQALGKRPALIYFWAEWCGVCRSMQNSVTQVGKDHPLATVAIRSGDDAKLQSYLQDKNLNWPVVNDNGGEIGQRYGVKAVPALFFTDRNGSIVFATAGYTSEWGIRARLWLAGLF; encoded by the coding sequence ATGCCGAAAAAGGAATGGGCGTTTTACCTGTTCGCCGCGCTGTTTATTTTCGGCGGCCAATTTCTGGCGCATCGGGATTTAGTCACCGGCACACCACCGTCGATTACGCAAACCGCGCTGAACGGCGAAGCCGCCTTGCAGGCGCTCGGCAAGCGGCCGGCCTTGATTTATTTCTGGGCGGAATGGTGCGGGGTCTGCCGTAGCATGCAAAATTCGGTGACGCAGGTCGGCAAAGATCATCCGCTGGCGACCGTCGCGATACGGTCCGGCGACGACGCCAAACTGCAAAGCTATCTGCAGGACAAGAATTTGAATTGGCCGGTCGTCAACGACAACGGCGGCGAAATTGGCCAGCGTTACGGCGTCAAAGCCGTGCCGGCCCTGTTTTTCACCGACCGGAACGGCAGCATCGTATTCGCCACGGCCGGTTATACCTCGGAATGGGGCATCAGAGCCCGTTTGTGGCTGGCGGGACTGTTCTAA
- a CDS encoding uracil-DNA glycosylase, with protein sequence MPSEADRVGSPANKAAPTAEHSAKDETTVNHQNVGWIEHRDTQHPAADASSQPGSPAISTATTVSATAGGETIPTPPPTRISLELTTGPALVSSPPHHPKPHTDDLAWKDLQHQVSICRACSLCETRTQTVFGVGNKHADWLLIGEAPGRDEDLQGEPFVGRAGQLLNEMIRAIGLRREQVYIANMLKCRPPNNRDPQADEVAACHGFLKRQIELIQPKLILAVGRIAAQNLLHTQQPLSRLRGMRHELEGIPLTVVHHPAYLLRSLPEKAKAWEDLQFALSVYQSLEQ encoded by the coding sequence TTGCCAAGCGAAGCCGACCGCGTCGGCTCCCCCGCCAACAAAGCTGCGCCAACAGCGGAACATTCGGCCAAAGACGAAACTACCGTCAATCACCAGAACGTAGGCTGGATTGAGCATCGCGATACCCAGCATCCGGCCGCTGACGCATCCAGCCAACCGGGTTCGCCCGCGATCTCTACAGCAACCACCGTATCTGCAACGGCCGGCGGCGAGACCATTCCCACTCCGCCGCCAACTCGTATAAGCCTGGAGTTGACGACCGGACCCGCTCTAGTTTCATCGCCACCGCACCACCCCAAACCCCATACCGACGACCTCGCCTGGAAAGACCTGCAACACCAGGTCTCGATCTGCCGTGCTTGTTCGTTGTGCGAAACCCGCACCCAGACCGTGTTCGGCGTCGGCAACAAACATGCGGATTGGCTGCTGATCGGCGAAGCGCCCGGCCGCGACGAAGACCTGCAAGGCGAACCCTTCGTCGGTCGCGCCGGCCAGTTGTTGAACGAAATGATCCGCGCCATCGGCCTGCGCCGCGAGCAAGTCTATATCGCCAATATGCTGAAATGCCGGCCGCCCAACAACCGCGACCCGCAGGCCGATGAGGTCGCTGCCTGCCACGGCTTTTTGAAACGCCAGATCGAACTGATCCAGCCCAAGTTGATTCTGGCCGTGGGCCGCATCGCCGCACAAAACCTGCTGCATACCCAGCAACCGCTGTCGCGGCTACGCGGCATGCGCCACGAACTGGAAGGCATTCCGCTGACGGTGGTGCACCACCCGGCTTATCTGTTACGCTCGCTGCCCGAAAAAGCCAAAGCTTGGGAAGACCTGCAATTCGCGCTCTCCGTTTACCAATCCCTAGAACAATAA
- a CDS encoding transglutaminase-like cysteine peptidase produces MPAVNTGRSHLAALAVFAVSLCCGIALAGSLFFDEELLDKVGNKYGAAARQRFVDWQNLIETGKDWSDTEKLRRVNDFFNRNVEFVDDIMLWNKIDYWATPTEFLAKGAGDCEDYSIAKYFTLVEMGVDESKLRITYVKALELNQAHMVLTYFESMRSPPLVLDNLKPAILPATQRSDLQPVYSFNGTGLWLAKSRGSGQHVGGSDRLSLWTELKSRMLESPF; encoded by the coding sequence GTGCCAGCCGTTAACACCGGCCGCTCCCACCTCGCCGCTCTCGCCGTTTTTGCCGTCAGCCTATGCTGCGGCATCGCCCTGGCCGGCAGCCTGTTTTTCGATGAAGAATTGCTGGACAAAGTCGGCAATAAATACGGCGCTGCAGCCCGGCAGCGCTTCGTCGATTGGCAAAACCTGATCGAAACCGGCAAAGATTGGTCGGATACCGAGAAATTGCGCCGGGTCAACGATTTCTTCAATCGCAATGTCGAGTTTGTCGACGACATTATGCTGTGGAACAAAATCGATTATTGGGCAACGCCGACCGAGTTTCTGGCCAAGGGGGCCGGCGATTGCGAGGATTACTCAATCGCCAAATATTTCACGCTGGTGGAAATGGGCGTCGACGAAAGCAAACTGCGCATCACTTACGTCAAGGCCTTGGAACTGAACCAGGCCCACATGGTACTGACCTATTTCGAATCGATGCGCTCGCCGCCGCTGGTGCTGGACAATCTGAAACCGGCGATTCTGCCGGCCACGCAACGCAGCGATCTGCAGCCGGTCTATAGCTTCAACGGTACCGGTTTATGGCTTGCCAAAAGCCGGGGTTCCGGGCAACATGTCGGCGGTTCGGACCGGTTAAGCCTGTGGACCGAACTCAAGTCTAGAATGTTGGAATCGCCTTTTTGA
- a CDS encoding Bax inhibitor-1/YccA family protein, translating to MRLSTATTRSEASVLATNKVLRNTYMLLAMTLLFSAATAGLSMALNLPHPGMIVSMVGYFGLLFLTTRFSNSAWGLVWVFALTGFMGMTLGPILNMYVNAFSNGHQLIMTALGGTGVIFLGLSGYALTTRKDFSFMAGFLMVGVLVAFFAGLAAVLFSVPALSLAVSAMFILLMSGMILFQTSEIIHGGETNYILATVSLYVSIYNLFVSLLQLLGVFGGDD from the coding sequence ATGAGATTATCAACTGCAACCACCCGATCGGAAGCCAGTGTACTGGCGACCAACAAGGTCTTGAGAAACACTTACATGTTGTTGGCGATGACGCTGTTGTTCAGCGCGGCGACGGCCGGCTTGTCCATGGCATTGAATCTGCCGCATCCGGGCATGATCGTCAGCATGGTGGGCTATTTCGGTTTGCTGTTTTTGACCACCCGGTTCAGTAACAGCGCCTGGGGCTTGGTGTGGGTATTCGCCCTGACCGGCTTCATGGGCATGACCCTGGGTCCGATTTTGAACATGTACGTCAACGCTTTCAGCAACGGCCACCAATTGATCATGACCGCGTTGGGCGGTACCGGCGTGATCTTTTTGGGCTTGTCCGGCTACGCCTTGACCACCCGTAAGGATTTCAGTTTTATGGCCGGATTCCTGATGGTTGGCGTGCTGGTCGCGTTTTTCGCCGGTTTGGCCGCGGTCCTGTTCTCGGTACCGGCCTTGTCGTTGGCGGTTTCGGCCATGTTCATCCTGTTGATGTCCGGCATGATTTTGTTCCAAACCAGTGAAATCATCCACGGCGGCGAAACCAACTACATTTTGGCGACGGTATCGTTGTACGTATCGATCTACAACCTGTTCGTCAGCTTGCTGCAGTTGTTGGGCGTATTCGGCGGCGACGATTGA
- a CDS encoding retropepsin-like aspartic protease translates to MGFEDRDYYREQLRKRASRPLDGEPRQQTVASGRHSSAGTLRYLLMPLAALAGLWYGADALLAKQAAARHPLPEIVLPATADGEVGGIGAVRIKADSQGHFRGTLLINNVPMPFMIDTGATKTSIPEKYARAAGLPVGGAVQAETAGGRVTDYQTRIASLKLGNLELRDLDAHINRYLDEVLVGMNTLKYFRIEQSGDSLVLVAEAS, encoded by the coding sequence ATGGGATTCGAAGATCGGGATTATTACCGGGAGCAACTGCGCAAACGGGCGAGCCGGCCGCTTGATGGCGAACCGCGCCAGCAGACTGTCGCATCCGGCCGGCACAGTTCGGCCGGTACGTTGCGGTATCTGCTGATGCCGCTGGCGGCCCTGGCCGGACTTTGGTACGGCGCGGATGCGCTGTTGGCAAAGCAGGCCGCGGCCCGCCACCCGTTACCGGAAATTGTGCTGCCGGCTACGGCGGACGGCGAGGTCGGCGGTATAGGCGCAGTCCGAATCAAGGCCGACAGCCAAGGCCATTTTCGCGGCACCTTGTTGATCAATAACGTGCCGATGCCGTTCATGATCGATACCGGCGCCACCAAAACCTCGATTCCGGAAAAATACGCGCGTGCCGCCGGTTTGCCCGTCGGCGGCGCAGTGCAAGCCGAAACCGCCGGCGGCCGGGTAACCGACTACCAGACTCGCATCGCCAGCCTGAAACTCGGCAATCTGGAATTGCGCGACCTGGACGCCCATATCAACCGCTATCTGGACGAAGTGCTGGTCGGCATGAATACGTTGAAATATTTCCGGATCGAGCAGAGTGGGGATTCTTTGGTGTTGGTGGCGGAGGCGTCGTAA
- a CDS encoding group II truncated hemoglobin, which produces MSTTPYDLIGGETGIRRLVDKFYFYMDILPQAKGIRAMHSPNLASAKDKLFKFMSGWLGGPNLFIEEFGHPMLRARHFPFAIGEAERDQWMLCMNKALDEITMDSRLRENIRTALQQLATHMINQETTEN; this is translated from the coding sequence ATGAGCACGACGCCTTACGACCTGATCGGCGGCGAAACCGGCATCAGACGGCTGGTGGACAAATTTTACTTTTATATGGATATCCTGCCGCAGGCCAAGGGCATCCGGGCAATGCACTCGCCCAATCTGGCTTCTGCGAAAGACAAGCTATTCAAATTCATGTCGGGCTGGCTGGGCGGTCCCAATCTGTTTATCGAGGAATTCGGCCATCCGATGCTGCGCGCCCGCCATTTTCCATTTGCGATCGGCGAAGCCGAACGCGATCAATGGATGCTGTGCATGAACAAGGCCTTGGACGAAATCACGATGGATTCCCGGCTGCGCGAAAACATCCGCACCGCCTTGCAGCAACTGGCCACGCACATGATCAACCAAGAAACCACGGAAAACTGA
- a CDS encoding FHA domain-containing protein — MAKFTVYFKDKAIHTGVFDSGIVRIGRDETNDLVVDSLAVAPAHAVVVIKNGSCVMKQMNEKFPLVVNNQPTKECHLQNNDIINIGKHYIVYHTIDEFPETVLVSSLGNSTDADLQALNEKLEETVKTPDASLQVLNGVHIGRILPLKKAMTRLGHEGAGIVVIARRKDGYYLSALQGHDGLAVNNEPLGDRTVHLQNNDVVVVDHTSMQFFLD, encoded by the coding sequence ATGGCGAAATTTACCGTTTACTTCAAAGATAAAGCAATCCACACAGGCGTTTTTGATTCCGGCATCGTCCGTATCGGCCGTGACGAAACCAACGATTTGGTGGTGGATAGCTTGGCGGTGGCGCCGGCGCATGCCGTGGTCGTGATCAAAAACGGCAGTTGCGTGATGAAGCAAATGAACGAGAAGTTTCCGCTGGTGGTGAACAATCAGCCGACCAAGGAATGTCATTTGCAAAACAACGACATCATCAACATCGGCAAACACTACATCGTTTACCACACGATAGACGAGTTTCCGGAAACAGTGCTGGTCAGTTCGTTGGGGAATTCGACCGATGCCGATCTTCAGGCCTTGAACGAAAAACTCGAGGAAACGGTAAAAACGCCCGACGCCAGCCTGCAAGTTCTGAACGGAGTCCATATCGGCCGTATCTTGCCTTTAAAAAAAGCCATGACCCGGCTCGGTCACGAGGGGGCTGGCATTGTCGTCATCGCCCGGCGCAAGGATGGCTACTATTTGTCGGCCTTGCAGGGTCACGACGGGCTTGCGGTGAACAATGAGCCTTTGGGCGATCGTACCGTGCATTTGCAAAACAACGACGTGGTCGTGGTCGACCATACTTCCATGCAATTTTTCCTGGATTAG
- a CDS encoding SprT family zinc-dependent metalloprotease yields MNAPSYTLRRSSRAKHTRIVVKAGQIEVVAPPKVSERNIHSFVLAQRDWIESALRRVAAKTREVPTLAPASYRDGIAIPYLGRLLPLRIETSHNKTPRFDLHDDAWFCAKLPAGIAPDQHSELVRQALIRWMKSQARQQAQRFIDIHAPRHGLYPRSIRIKTQKSRWGSCGPDNDINLNWLLLLAPPAALEYVVVHELCHIRHRNHSAAFWALVAEHVPDYRQRRLWLKQHGASLMRGL; encoded by the coding sequence TTGAACGCCCCAAGTTATACCCTGCGCCGCAGTAGCCGCGCCAAACATACCCGTATCGTGGTCAAAGCCGGCCAAATCGAAGTGGTAGCCCCGCCCAAGGTTTCGGAACGCAACATTCACAGCTTCGTGCTGGCGCAACGGGACTGGATCGAGTCGGCGTTGCGCCGGGTCGCCGCCAAAACCCGCGAGGTACCGACATTGGCGCCGGCCAGTTACCGCGACGGCATCGCCATTCCCTATCTCGGCCGGCTGCTGCCGCTGCGCATCGAAACCAGCCACAACAAAACCCCGCGTTTTGATTTGCACGACGACGCCTGGTTTTGCGCCAAATTGCCGGCCGGCATTGCACCCGACCAGCATTCCGAACTGGTCCGCCAAGCCTTGATCCGCTGGATGAAAAGCCAGGCCCGCCAGCAGGCGCAACGCTTCATAGACATTCACGCGCCGCGCCACGGCTTGTACCCGCGCAGCATCCGCATCAAAACCCAAAAAAGCCGCTGGGGTAGTTGCGGCCCGGACAACGACATCAACCTGAATTGGCTGTTGCTGCTGGCACCGCCGGCGGCTTTGGAATACGTAGTGGTTCACGAGTTGTGCCATATCCGCCACAGAAACCACTCCGCCGCGTTTTGGGCGTTGGTGGCCGAACATGTGCCGGATTACCGCCAGCGCCGCTTGTGGCTGAAGCAGCACGGCGCCAGCTTGATGCGGGGTTTGTGA
- a CDS encoding YqiA/YcfP family alpha/beta fold hydrolase has protein sequence MKRAIVYLHGFNSASLDLHGNLLTAKEKLAVLQAFCNERDVMLYAPNLDYRDFQGLIEDLLFEWNQLLDQGYDVVFMGSSMGGFSSEYLAYKTGARAIMINPAVSPSTLLPQFIGVTANFETGEPYDWQQNHCDQYPKFEQELAANRQKLDLTLLLDLDDELLDSAATRDLYHTKARVVCFEGGSHGFEHMREALALVERVLFGEDENPVSRLN, from the coding sequence ATGAAACGGGCCATCGTCTACCTGCACGGTTTCAACTCGGCGTCGCTGGATTTGCACGGCAATCTCTTGACCGCCAAAGAAAAGCTGGCCGTGCTGCAAGCCTTCTGTAACGAACGCGACGTAATGCTGTACGCGCCGAACCTGGATTACCGCGACTTCCAAGGCCTGATCGAAGACCTGTTGTTCGAATGGAACCAACTGCTGGACCAAGGTTACGACGTGGTGTTCATGGGCTCGTCGATGGGTGGCTTCAGCAGCGAATACCTGGCTTATAAGACCGGCGCCAGAGCGATCATGATCAACCCCGCCGTCAGCCCCAGCACATTGCTGCCGCAGTTCATCGGCGTCACCGCCAATTTCGAAACCGGCGAACCTTACGACTGGCAGCAAAACCACTGCGACCAGTACCCGAAATTCGAGCAAGAACTGGCGGCGAACCGGCAAAAACTGGATTTGACGCTACTGCTGGACCTAGACGACGAACTTCTGGACTCGGCCGCCACCCGCGACCTGTACCACACCAAGGCCCGCGTGGTTTGCTTCGAGGGCGGCTCGCACGGCTTCGAACACATGCGCGAGGCCTTGGCGCTGGTTGAGCGGGTGTTGTTTGGCGAAGACGAAAATCCTGTGTCCCGATTGAATTGA
- a CDS encoding sugar phosphate isomerase/epimerase family protein — translation MAFPKRLEYGGHALVWSGDWSEAGARKAIAGAARAGYDYIEIALLDPWQIDVALTKDLLQEYNLRAHASLGLSAATDVTSTDPAIVAKGDELLRKATDVLYALGGSELCGVIYCALGKYPGPASRENRANSVAAMQRLADYAADKGINIDLEVVNRYETNIMNTGLEGLAFLDEVDRPNAFLHLDTYHMNIEEDGMAKSVLAAGDRLGYVHIGESHRGYLGTGNVDFASFFNALKQIDYRGPITFESFSSEIVDPKLSNTLCVWRNLWHDSDDLAGKALDFIKQRY, via the coding sequence ATGGCATTTCCCAAACGTTTGGAATACGGCGGCCACGCCCTGGTCTGGTCCGGCGACTGGTCCGAAGCAGGCGCCCGCAAAGCCATCGCCGGTGCCGCCCGCGCCGGTTACGACTACATCGAAATCGCCCTGCTCGACCCGTGGCAAATCGACGTCGCCCTGACCAAAGATTTGTTGCAGGAATACAATCTGCGCGCCCACGCCTCGTTGGGTTTGTCGGCCGCGACCGACGTCACCAGCACCGACCCGGCCATCGTCGCCAAAGGCGACGAACTGTTGCGCAAGGCCACCGACGTGCTGTACGCATTGGGCGGCAGCGAATTGTGCGGTGTGATCTATTGCGCGCTGGGCAAATATCCCGGCCCGGCATCCAGGGAAAACCGCGCCAATTCGGTGGCGGCGATGCAGCGTCTGGCCGACTATGCCGCCGACAAAGGCATCAATATCGATCTGGAAGTGGTAAACCGCTACGAAACCAACATCATGAATACCGGCCTGGAAGGCCTGGCGTTTCTGGACGAAGTCGACCGGCCGAACGCCTTCCTGCATCTGGACACCTACCATATGAACATCGAGGAAGACGGCATGGCCAAGTCGGTATTGGCCGCCGGCGACCGGCTGGGTTACGTGCATATCGGCGAAAGCCACCGCGGCTACCTGGGTACCGGCAACGTCGATTTCGCCAGTTTCTTCAACGCGTTGAAACAAATCGATTACCGCGGCCCGATCACCTTCGAATCGTTTTCGTCGGAAATCGTCGATCCCAAACTGTCCAACACCCTCTGCGTCTGGCGCAACCTGTGGCACGACTCCGACGACCTGGCCGGCAAAGCCTTGGACTTCATCAAACAGCGCTATTAA
- the rimI gene encoding ribosomal protein S18-alanine N-acetyltransferase, giving the protein MWKLLHKLKSAVVYDADREFYAKVFPDSVEARDLLRLRKMDHADLPGVMAIETINYEFPWSEGVFKDCFRAMNYTNWICEAPDETIAGYAIISVAAGEAHIMNISVNPAFQRQGVGRKMLEHLIEYARPRAETLFLEVRPSNPGAIHLYRSSGFREIGIRKNYYPAKNGKEDAIMFALDLVPML; this is encoded by the coding sequence ATGTGGAAACTGTTACATAAACTGAAATCAGCCGTGGTCTACGACGCCGACCGCGAGTTTTACGCCAAAGTGTTCCCGGACTCGGTGGAGGCGCGCGACCTGCTGCGCTTGCGCAAAATGGACCACGCCGACCTGCCCGGCGTGATGGCGATCGAAACCATCAATTACGAATTTCCCTGGTCGGAAGGCGTGTTCAAGGATTGCTTCCGGGCCATGAACTACACCAACTGGATTTGCGAAGCGCCGGACGAAACCATCGCCGGCTACGCCATCATTTCGGTCGCCGCCGGCGAAGCCCACATCATGAACATCAGCGTCAACCCGGCGTTTCAACGCCAGGGCGTCGGCCGCAAGATGCTGGAACATTTGATCGAATACGCCCGCCCCCGCGCCGAAACCCTCTTTCTGGAAGTCCGTCCCAGCAACCCCGGAGCGATTCATCTGTACCGCAGCAGCGGCTTCCGCGAAATCGGCATCCGCAAAAATTACTATCCGGCCAAGAACGGCAAAGAAGACGCCATCATGTTTGCGTTGGATCTGGTGCCGATGCTTTGA
- a CDS encoding LapD/MoxY N-terminal periplasmic domain-containing protein, producing the protein MSLSKQLLILISALFLMIFSVNFALSVNNIKDYLEGESKNHAQDTATSLGLSLSPYMANDKDPVIETMMKAIFDMGYYKEIRLVDAENKELVALVSDKAVAGVPDWFMELLPMTSATAESEISSGWNLSGVIYVTVNSGYGYLKLYEQAKSGFYYSLAAFIVSIGLLALTLRFTLASLSRIDQLARQISDGQFESIAELPWTREVRNVAMSMNTMSQKIKTTIAGLHGKLDSMGASLLRDDLTGLYKKSVFETDIKHLALEEAEAFIVLVKIDGLLELVKELDSDAVDRFIKAVAATLEHVAATAGSDAGKAYRFYGAEFALLVKTADRPQIELLAKTLSNRLGELGEQYQKADLAHIGVVAFNPLTTSESMLEAAHEAYEQAHLIGANSYFIRSSDNFARDIATWKELVFDCVDNTAYSIWYIGPIHGMKHGELMMEEAFIQVHDRQGELVAIGPFISIAEKFAKIVDLDKGVIGMVIDHILHNHVEHAIAVNVSTRTIKNGDFRVWLERLIQRNAGAAKYLVFSLSAYAVVKDIEAYKAFIEVVHQCGARVMIKRFETQSMSAELIKQLKPDYIRLARDIGNGIADSQQTHAFVQTIAEMAALLDISVLAENVQADSDFAALRGIGIAGASR; encoded by the coding sequence ATGTCGTTATCCAAACAACTGTTAATTCTGATTTCGGCGCTGTTCCTGATGATTTTCAGCGTCAATTTCGCGCTCAGCGTCAATAACATCAAGGATTATCTGGAAGGCGAATCCAAAAACCACGCCCAGGATACCGCGACCTCGCTGGGCCTTTCGTTGAGCCCCTACATGGCCAACGACAAGGACCCGGTCATCGAGACCATGATGAAGGCGATTTTCGACATGGGTTATTACAAGGAAATCCGTTTAGTCGACGCCGAAAATAAGGAATTGGTGGCGCTGGTCAGCGACAAGGCGGTGGCAGGCGTGCCGGACTGGTTCATGGAACTGCTGCCGATGACTTCCGCGACCGCCGAAAGCGAGATCAGCTCCGGCTGGAATCTGAGCGGCGTGATCTACGTCACCGTCAATTCCGGCTACGGCTATTTAAAACTGTACGAACAAGCCAAATCCGGCTTTTATTATTCGCTGGCGGCGTTCATCGTTTCGATCGGCCTGCTGGCACTGACCTTGCGCTTTACCTTGGCGTCGCTGTCGCGGATCGATCAACTGGCCCGGCAGATCAGCGACGGCCAGTTCGAGAGCATTGCCGAACTGCCCTGGACCCGCGAGGTGCGTAACGTGGCGATGTCGATGAACACGATGTCGCAAAAAATCAAAACCACCATCGCCGGGCTGCACGGCAAGCTGGACAGCATGGGCGCCAGCCTGTTGCGCGACGACCTGACCGGCCTCTACAAAAAGTCGGTGTTCGAGACCGACATCAAGCACCTGGCCCTGGAAGAAGCCGAAGCGTTTATCGTGCTGGTTAAAATCGACGGTTTGCTGGAATTGGTCAAAGAACTCGATAGCGATGCCGTCGACCGCTTCATCAAAGCCGTCGCCGCCACCCTGGAACACGTCGCCGCGACAGCTGGTAGCGACGCCGGCAAAGCCTACCGTTTCTACGGCGCCGAATTCGCTCTATTGGTCAAAACCGCAGACCGGCCGCAAATCGAATTGCTGGCTAAAACGCTGAGCAACCGCCTGGGCGAACTGGGCGAGCAATACCAAAAGGCCGATCTGGCCCATATCGGCGTGGTAGCGTTCAATCCGCTGACTACCAGCGAAAGCATGTTGGAAGCCGCCCACGAAGCCTACGAACAAGCCCATTTGATCGGCGCCAACAGTTATTTCATCCGCAGCAGCGACAATTTCGCCCGCGACATCGCCACCTGGAAGGAACTGGTGTTCGATTGCGTGGACAACACCGCTTATTCGATCTGGTACATCGGCCCGATCCACGGCATGAAACACGGCGAGCTGATGATGGAGGAAGCCTTCATTCAGGTCCACGACCGACAAGGCGAACTGGTAGCGATCGGCCCGTTCATTTCGATTGCCGAAAAATTCGCCAAAATCGTCGATCTGGACAAAGGCGTGATCGGCATGGTGATCGACCATATTCTGCATAACCACGTCGAGCATGCGATTGCCGTCAACGTCTCGACCCGCACCATCAAGAACGGCGACTTCCGGGTCTGGCTGGAACGCTTGATTCAGCGCAATGCCGGCGCGGCCAAATATCTGGTGTTCAGCTTGTCGGCCTACGCAGTAGTCAAAGACATCGAGGCTTACAAGGCCTTTATCGAGGTGGTGCACCAATGCGGCGCCAGAGTCATGATCAAACGCTTCGAAACCCAATCGATGTCGGCCGAGTTGATCAAACAACTGAAACCGGACTACATCCGGCTGGCGCGGGATATCGGCAACGGCATCGCCGACTCGCAGCAAACCCACGCTTTCGTGCAAACCATTGCCGAAATGGCGGCTTTGCTGGATATTTCGGTGCTGGCCGAAAACGTGCAAGCCGATTCCGACTTTGCCGCCCTGCGCGGCATAGGCATCGCCGGTGCCAGCCGTTAA
- a CDS encoding PilZ domain-containing protein translates to MSEKTEEKRRFHRIFYHADAQVAATGGQSQSCKIVDLSLRGCLLELSAPLAEISDQSYELTFELSPEAVIRMEIVATHTEGNLAGFRCAHIDIDSISLLRRLVELNLGDSELLERELSALGNFS, encoded by the coding sequence ATGAGCGAAAAAACCGAAGAAAAACGCCGCTTTCACCGAATTTTCTATCATGCCGACGCCCAAGTGGCAGCGACCGGCGGCCAGTCTCAGAGTTGCAAGATTGTCGATTTGTCGTTGCGCGGCTGTCTACTGGAACTGTCTGCGCCGCTGGCCGAGATCAGCGACCAGTCTTACGAGCTGACATTCGAATTGTCGCCGGAAGCCGTGATTCGGATGGAAATCGTGGCAACGCATACGGAAGGCAATCTGGCCGGATTCCGCTGTGCGCATATCGATATCGACAGCATTTCCTTATTACGGCGTCTGGTGGAGTTGAATCTGGGCGACAGCGAACTGCTGGAACGCGAGCTGTCGGCGCTGGGTAATTTTTCCTAA